In Geotalea uraniireducens, the genomic window CGAGGAATTCACCCGTAAGATCATCGAAGACCTCGAACGGGTGATTCAGGATTACGGGAGAAAGAACGGCTATACCTTTATCTTCGTCCGCAATGACAGTATGGCGTACGTTGACGACAAGGCCGACCTGACCGAAGAAGTCCTGAAACTGTTCAACGAGTCACGGAAGAAGTAAGACGATGGCGGGACCGAAAACAGTCAACGAACTGGCCGCGTACCTCGGCGGCACGGTGGCCGGCGACGGAGATAAAGTCATTACCGGCGTCTCCAGCCTGGATGATGCCGGCGCCGACCAGATCACCTTCCTGGCCAACCCCCGCTATGCGGCCAAGGTCGCGACGACCGGTGCCGGAGCGGTGGTCCTGCCGCCGGGTGCCGAACGCCACGGCCGCAATGCAGTTGTCGTGGCCAATCCCTACCTGGCGTTCGCCAAGCTGCTGACGCTGTTCTATGTGGCGCCCTGCCAGTCGCGAGGGGTGATGGACGGCGCGGTCATCGGCCGGAATGTCACGCTCGGCGCCGATGCCACGATCTATCCGGGGGCGGTAGTCGGCGATGGGGTCAAACTCGGCGACCGGGTGACCATTCATCCCGGCGCGGTACTCTATGACGGGGTCGCCCTTGGCGACGACGTCACCCTGCACGCCAACGTCGTCGTCTACCAGGGATGCCGGCTCGGCAACCGGGTCACGGTGCATGCCGGGACGGTGATCGGCTCCGACGGCTTCGGTTATGCCCCCGACGGGGCGGGTTACTACAAAATTCCCCAGTTGGGGATCGTGGTCATCGAGGATGATGTCGAAATCGGGGCCAACTGTGCCGTCGACCGGGCCGCGCTCAACGCGACGATCATCGGTCGGGGGACCAAGCTCGATAACCTGGTGATGATCGCCCATAACTGCGTCATCGGCGAAAACTGCATGATCGTTTCCCAGGTGGGGATTTCCGGTAGCACCAAAGTGGGTAACCATGTGACCCTGGCCGGTCAGGTGGGGGTTGCCGGGCACCTGCAGATCGGCGACAACAGCATGGTCGGGGCGAAGTCCGGCATTCCGGGCAATCTTCCCGCCGGTTCTATGGTCAGCGGCATTCCCGCCTTCAACCACAAGGAGTGGCTTAGAGCTTCCGCCGTCTATCAGAAACTCCCCGAGATGCGCAAGAGTGTCGCCGAATTGGAGAAAAAGGTCCGCGAACTCGAAGCGAAGCTTGCCGCCGAGTGATCCATCCTCCGAAGGAGCCCGAGATGTTCGATATTAATGAAATCATGAAGATTTTGCCGCACCGCTATCCGTTTCTGCTGGTCGACCGGATTGTCGAGCTGGAGGAGGGGAAACGGTGTGTCGGCATCAAGAACGTTTCCATCAACGAGCCGTTTTTCCAGGGGCATTTTCCCGGCCACCCGGTGATGCCCGGGGTGCTGATCGTCGAGGCGATGGCCCAGGTCGGCGGGATCCTCGCTTATCTTGCCTCCGACGACGAAGTGCGGAACAAGGTTTGCTATTTCGCCTCGATCGACAACGTCAAGTTCCGCAAGCCGGTGGTGCCGGGCGACCAGCTACGGCTCGAACTGGTGGCCACCGGCTGCCGGCGCGGTCTCTGGTGCTTCACCGGCAAGGCGTATGTGGACGACAAGCTGGTTACCGAAGCGGAACTGAAGGCGACCTTCGCGGACAAGAACCGCTAGCCGCATTGCCGCCGGGAGCTGGCATGAATCCCGGCGCGGCGTCTGTTTCATGCCGGGAGACGATTCGTTGATTCATCCTACAGCAATCATTCATCCAGCAGCGCAGCTGGCCGACGGTGTCGAAGTCGGCCCTTACGCGGTCATCGGCGAGCATGTCCGGATCGGCCGCGGTACCACCATCGGTGCCCATTCGGTCATCGATGGCTGGACCGAAATCGGCGAGGAGAACCAGATCTTCCACTTCGCCTCGGTCGGCGGTATCCCGCAGGACCTGAAGTACAAGGGCGAGGCCACCTGGCTGCGGATCGGCCGGCGCAACATCATCCGGGAATTTACCACCCTCCAGCCGGGGACGGTCACCGGGATCGGCGAAACGGTCATCGGCGACGGCAACCTTTTCATGGCTTACTGTCACGTCGCCCATGACTGTGTGGTCGGCAACCGGGTAATCATGGCTAACGGCTCGACCCTGGCCGGTCACGTGGTGGTCGAAGATTTCGCCCTGCTCGGCGGCCTGTCGGCCATCCACCAGTTCACCCGGATCGGCGAGAGCGCCATGCTGTCCGGCGGCGCCATGGTCGGGCAGGATGTGCTGCCGTATACCGTCGCGGCCGGGAATCGCGCGGCGCTGGCCGGGCTCAATGTCATCGGCCTGAAACGGCGCGGTTTTTCACCCGCCCTGGTCGCCGATATCAAGAAGGCTTACAAGATCCTCATCCGCTCGGGGTTGCGGCTGGAGACCGCATTGGCGCGAATTCAAGACGAAGTGCCGGCTTCTCCCGAACTCAACCATTTCGTGGAATTCGCCCGCAAGTCTGAAAGGGGGCTTTGTCGCTGATGGACAGGATACGGACGGCGGTTGTTGGGGTCGGCTACCTGGGGCAGTTCCACGCGGAAAAGTATGCCCAGCTGGCCGAGGCGGAGCTGGTGGCGGTGGTCGATACCGATCGGACGCGCGTCGACGAAGTAGCCGCGAAAGTCGGGACGAGCGGCTTTACCGACTACCGGGAGATTATCGACCGGGTTGATGCGGTCAGCATCGTCGTCCCGACCCATTATCATTTCCCGGTAGCGAAGGCCTTTCTCGAGCGGGGGGTGCATGTTCTCCTCGAAAAACCGATTACCACCACCGTCGAGGAAGCCGATGAACTGATCCGGATTGCCGACGAGCGGCAGCTGGTGTTCCAGGTGGGGCACCTGGAACGGTTCAATCCGGTGGTGATGGCGCTGGATAACATCCTGACGGCGCCCCGCTTCGTCGAGTCGATCCGGATCGCGCCGTTCAAGCCCCGCGGCACCGATGTCAACGTGGTGCTTGACCTGATGATCCACGACATCGATATCATCCAGCATATCGTCGATTCGCCGGTCAAGCAGATCAATTCGATCGGTGCGCCGGTCTTCACCGACGAGGAAGATATCGCCAACGCCCGCATCCAGTTCGAGAACGGCTGCGTTGCCAACGTTACCGCCAGCCGGATCAGCATGAAGAGCGAGCGGCGGATGCGGATCTTCCAGTCCGATTCCTACATCACCGTCGATTTCCAGAACAAAAAGCTGGCCCAGTTCCGGAAAGGGACGGGCGAGATGCTTCCCGGCGTTCCCAACGTGATCGTCGACGAACAGAATTTCGAGCCGGGCGATGCGCTCAAGGCGGAAATCGCTTCCTTTCTGGAGTGTATCCGGACCGGCGCCACGCCGGTGGTTTCCGGCCGGGACGGCAAGCGCGCCCTGGAGACGGCGCTGCTCATCAACAAGAAATTGTAGGGCGCGGCAGCGGACCCTGCGGGAAGAGGAGAGACGATGATTCCGATGGTGGACCTGAAAGGTCAGTATCTGGCGATAAAGGAAGAAATCGACCGGGGAATTCTGGAAGCCCTGGAGAAGACCCAGTTCATTCTCGGCCCCAACGTCACGGCCTTCGAAGAAGAAGCGGCGGCGTTTCTCGGCACCCGTTACGCCGTCGGCGTCGCCTCGGGAACCGACGCCCTCCACCTGGCGCTGGCGGCGGCGGGGATCACCGCAGGCGATGAGGTGATCACCACCCCCTTCACCTTTATCGCCACTGCGGAGGCGATCCGCTACGTCGGGGCGACGCCGGTGTTCGTCGACATCGACCCGCGTACTTTCAATATCGATCCGGCCCTGATCGAAGCGGCCATCACTCCGAAGACCCGGGCGGTGCTGCCGGTCCACCTGTTCGGCCAGCCGGCCGATATGGCGGCGATCGAGGCGATCTGCAGCAAGCACGGCCTTTTGCTCATCGAAGACTGCGCCCAGTCGTTCGGTGCCGAAGCGGCCGGGCGGATGACCGGCTCACGCGGGGCGCTCGGCGCCTTCAGCTTTTTCCCGAGCAAGAACCTTGGCTGTTACGGCGACGGCGGCCTGGTAACCACCTCTTCGCCCGAACTGGCCGAACAGGTGAAGGTGCTCCGCAATCACGGCAGCAAGGTACGGTATCACCATTCGGTGATTGGCTTCAACAGCCGGCTCGACGAGGTCCAGGCGGTCATCCTGCGGGTCAAGCTCAAGCGGCTCCGCGAGTACAACGAGGGGCGGCGTCGCGTCGCCCATCTGTACAGCTCGCTCTTGGCCGGCAGCGGCGTGGTCACTCCCTTCGAGGACGGGAAAGGGGTGCATGTCTATCACCAGTACACCCTGCTGTCCGATCACCGCGAGGCGATCATGAAGGCCCTGGGCGAGGCGGGGATTGCCTCGGCGGTCTACTATCCGATCCCGCTGCACCGGCAGGACGTCTTTGCCGCCGACTATGCAGGGGTAACGCTGCCGGTGGCCGAGGAGGTGGCGGCCCGCTGCATGTCGCTGCCGATCTTCCCCGAGATGACCGCGGCCCAGGTGGAAGAGGTCGTGGCGGTTATCAAGAGGGTTGTCGCGGCCTGAGCGGCGGCGGCAGCAGGCGTTGGTCAGCGAGAGACGCCCCCGGTGGGCGTCTCTCCGATTTTTGAATGGGGAATTCCTTGGCAAAACGGGTGATGATCGTGGCCGGCGAAGCTTCCGGCGATCTCCATGGCTCGAACCTGGTGAAAGAGACGCGCCACCGCGATCCGGAGGTGGCGTTCTTCGGCATCGGCGGGCCGCTGATGCGGGCGGCCGGCGTAGAGACGCTGGTCGATTCGTCGGAAATGGCGGTGATCGGGCTGGTGGAGGTCCTTGCCCATTCGGGAGTCATCTACCGCGCCTACCGGGCCCTGAAAGCCGTCATCAAGAACGATCCCCCCGATCTGCTGATCCTGATCGACTACCCCGATTTCAATCTGCTGATCGCCCGGCTGGCGAAGAAAGCCGGGGTCAAGGTCCTCTATTACATCAGTCCGCAGGTCTGGGCGTGGCGGGTCGGCCGGGTCAAGAAGATCGCCCGGCTGGTAGACCGGATGGCGGTGGTTTTCCCTTTCGAAGTTCCTTTCTACGAGCGGGCGGGGGTGCCGGTTTCCTTCGTCGGCCATCCGTTGGCCGAGACGGTCCGGCCGACCATGGGCCGGGAAGCGGCGATCGCCGCCTTCGGCCTGCAGCCGGCGCGGCGGACGGTGGGGCTTTTCCCCGGTAGCCGCCATGGGGAGATATCCCGCCTTTTCCCGACGATCCTGGCCGCCGCCGGCGCGCTCAGGGAGCGCTATCCGGAACTGCAGTTCATCCTGCCGCTCGCCCCGAGCCTGACCCGCGAGGATCTCGAACCGCAGCTGTCGGCGGCGGGGTTGGACGTCACGGTGATCGAGGGGCGGACCTACGACGTGATGCAGGTCTGCGATGCCATCGTCACCGTTTCCGGCACCGTGACGCTGGAGATCGCCCTGATGGGGGTGCCGATGGTGATCATCTACAAGGTGTCGCCGTTGACCTATCAGGCGGGGAAACGGCTGATCCGGGTCGATCACATCGGGATCTGCAATATCGTGGCGGGTGAGCGGGTGGTCCCCGAGCTGATCCAGCACGATGCGGAGCCGGCGATCATTGCCGATGCCATCGGCCGGTTCCTCGATGATCGGGATTATGCGGCGGCCGTGCGCGAGAAGCTGCGGCAGGTCAAAAATAACCTCGGGAGCGGCGGCGGTTCGGCCAAGGTCGCTGCGCTCGTTCTGGAGATGCTGGGTAGCCCATGAATACCTTCAAGCGACTGGTTCAATACAGCAAGCCGTACTGGTGGCGCTTTGTCATCTCGATGGCGGCCTCGTTCGGCGTCGGCGGTACCGACGCGGCCCTCGCCTACTTGGTCGAACCGCTGATGCGGAAGATCTTCACCGAGAAGAACATGATGATTTTCATGATGCTGCCGGCGGCGATCATGATCCTCTATGTGTTCCGCGGCATCTGCCGGTTCCTGCAGGACTACTTCATCCGGACCGCCGGCCAGTTGGCGATTCAGGACATCCGCAACGAGATCTATGCGCGGACCATGGGGCTGGCGCTCCGCTTTTTCCAGCGCAATCCCACCGGGGTGCTGATGTCGCGGATCATGAACGACGTCGGTTCGATGCAGGACGGGGTGGCCAACGTGGTCACCGGCCTGCTCCGCGACGGGGTGACGGCGATCGGGCTGCTCGGGGTGATCTTCTATCGTGACTGGCGGCTGGCGATCATCTCGTTCCTGGTGATTCCCGTTACCGCCGTCCCCGCCCAGAAGATCGGCCGGCGGATCAAAAACCTGTCGAAGCAGTCGCTGGGGCGGATGGGGGACATTACCAGCATCCTCCAGGAGACCTTTTCCGGGATCAAGGTGATCAAGGCCTTCGGCCTGTCGGAGCGGGAGGTCACCAAATTCCGTGCCACCAACCGCGACTATTACCATTACATCCGCAAGACCTACAAGTACGATGCCCTGAATGCGCCGAGCATGGAGATCATTATGGCGATCGGCATCGCCGCCGTGATGTGGTTTGGCGGCAAGGCGGTGCTCAAGTCCCACATGACCCCGGAGGAGTTCTTCTCGTTCGTGGTGGCGATGGGGATGCTTTACAGCCCGATCAAGCGGCTGCTCAACTCCTATTCCGCCGTCCAGCGGGCGATCGGCGCCGCGGAGCGGGTCTTTGAGGTCATCGACGAACGGCCGGAAATCACCGATCCGGCGCAGC contains:
- the fabZ gene encoding 3-hydroxyacyl-ACP dehydratase FabZ — protein: MFDINEIMKILPHRYPFLLVDRIVELEEGKRCVGIKNVSINEPFFQGHFPGHPVMPGVLIVEAMAQVGGILAYLASDDEVRNKVCYFASIDNVKFRKPVVPGDQLRLELVATGCRRGLWCFTGKAYVDDKLVTEAELKATFADKNR
- a CDS encoding DegT/DnrJ/EryC1/StrS family aminotransferase; translation: MIPMVDLKGQYLAIKEEIDRGILEALEKTQFILGPNVTAFEEEAAAFLGTRYAVGVASGTDALHLALAAAGITAGDEVITTPFTFIATAEAIRYVGATPVFVDIDPRTFNIDPALIEAAITPKTRAVLPVHLFGQPADMAAIEAICSKHGLLLIEDCAQSFGAEAAGRMTGSRGALGAFSFFPSKNLGCYGDGGLVTTSSPELAEQVKVLRNHGSKVRYHHSVIGFNSRLDEVQAVILRVKLKRLREYNEGRRRVAHLYSSLLAGSGVVTPFEDGKGVHVYHQYTLLSDHREAIMKALGEAGIASAVYYPIPLHRQDVFAADYAGVTLPVAEEVAARCMSLPIFPEMTAAQVEEVVAVIKRVVAA
- the lpxB gene encoding lipid-A-disaccharide synthase, with protein sequence MGNSLAKRVMIVAGEASGDLHGSNLVKETRHRDPEVAFFGIGGPLMRAAGVETLVDSSEMAVIGLVEVLAHSGVIYRAYRALKAVIKNDPPDLLILIDYPDFNLLIARLAKKAGVKVLYYISPQVWAWRVGRVKKIARLVDRMAVVFPFEVPFYERAGVPVSFVGHPLAETVRPTMGREAAIAAFGLQPARRTVGLFPGSRHGEISRLFPTILAAAGALRERYPELQFILPLAPSLTREDLEPQLSAAGLDVTVIEGRTYDVMQVCDAIVTVSGTVTLEIALMGVPMVIIYKVSPLTYQAGKRLIRVDHIGICNIVAGERVVPELIQHDAEPAIIADAIGRFLDDRDYAAAVREKLRQVKNNLGSGGGSAKVAALVLEMLGSP
- a CDS encoding Gfo/Idh/MocA family protein; this encodes MDRIRTAVVGVGYLGQFHAEKYAQLAEAELVAVVDTDRTRVDEVAAKVGTSGFTDYREIIDRVDAVSIVVPTHYHFPVAKAFLERGVHVLLEKPITTTVEEADELIRIADERQLVFQVGHLERFNPVVMALDNILTAPRFVESIRIAPFKPRGTDVNVVLDLMIHDIDIIQHIVDSPVKQINSIGAPVFTDEEDIANARIQFENGCVANVTASRISMKSERRMRIFQSDSYITVDFQNKKLAQFRKGTGEMLPGVPNVIVDEQNFEPGDALKAEIASFLECIRTGATPVVSGRDGKRALETALLINKKL
- the msbA gene encoding lipid A export permease/ATP-binding protein MsbA, coding for MNTFKRLVQYSKPYWWRFVISMAASFGVGGTDAALAYLVEPLMRKIFTEKNMMIFMMLPAAIMILYVFRGICRFLQDYFIRTAGQLAIQDIRNEIYARTMGLALRFFQRNPTGVLMSRIMNDVGSMQDGVANVVTGLLRDGVTAIGLLGVIFYRDWRLAIISFLVIPVTAVPAQKIGRRIKNLSKQSLGRMGDITSILQETFSGIKVIKAFGLSEREVTKFRATNRDYYHYIRKTYKYDALNAPSMEIIMAIGIAAVMWFGGKAVLKSHMTPEEFFSFVVAMGMLYSPIKRLLNSYSAVQRAIGAAERVFEVIDERPEITDPAQPVPFDRASGNVELRNVSFRYGDDYVLKNVSLTARRGEVVALVGPSGAGKTTVVSLIPRFYDVTDGAVLFDGIDVRQLRLDDLMRQIALVDQETTLFNDSIADNIRYGKTDASDAEVEAAARAAYAHEFIMEMPEGYATNIGDRGVRLSGGQRQRLCIARAILKNAPILLLDEATSALDTESEHMVQKALNNLMKNRTTFVIAHRLSTILHADRIVVLERGEIVESGTNDELLARGGLYRKLYDMQFGAAETPA
- the lpxA gene encoding acyl-ACP--UDP-N-acetylglucosamine O-acyltransferase, encoding MIHPTAIIHPAAQLADGVEVGPYAVIGEHVRIGRGTTIGAHSVIDGWTEIGEENQIFHFASVGGIPQDLKYKGEATWLRIGRRNIIREFTTLQPGTVTGIGETVIGDGNLFMAYCHVAHDCVVGNRVIMANGSTLAGHVVVEDFALLGGLSAIHQFTRIGESAMLSGGAMVGQDVLPYTVAAGNRAALAGLNVIGLKRRGFSPALVADIKKAYKILIRSGLRLETALARIQDEVPASPELNHFVEFARKSERGLCR
- the lpxD gene encoding UDP-3-O-(3-hydroxymyristoyl)glucosamine N-acyltransferase, whose translation is MAGPKTVNELAAYLGGTVAGDGDKVITGVSSLDDAGADQITFLANPRYAAKVATTGAGAVVLPPGAERHGRNAVVVANPYLAFAKLLTLFYVAPCQSRGVMDGAVIGRNVTLGADATIYPGAVVGDGVKLGDRVTIHPGAVLYDGVALGDDVTLHANVVVYQGCRLGNRVTVHAGTVIGSDGFGYAPDGAGYYKIPQLGIVVIEDDVEIGANCAVDRAALNATIIGRGTKLDNLVMIAHNCVIGENCMIVSQVGISGSTKVGNHVTLAGQVGVAGHLQIGDNSMVGAKSGIPGNLPAGSMVSGIPAFNHKEWLRASAVYQKLPEMRKSVAELEKKVRELEAKLAAE